CCCATGTATTGTCGGAGTCTGCCTGACCTACCGTATAGTTGCACACTTTTATGATGCCTTTATACTTCGTGCGCCACTGTTCGGTCAGTTTCGCCGAAAGCTCTTGGGCAATCTCCTTGCGCGTACCGATGGGCAACTCTAACTTCACGGCAATACGGGCGTTGTCCTGTGCGGGGAAGAACTCCGTACCGATACCCTTAGCACACAGCAGACTAAGGAAGAAGAAGGCGATACATCCGAAGATAACCGTCCAGCGATGGCGAACCGCCCAGTTGAGCATCCTTGCATACCAGACGTCGAGTCCGTCGAGCGTCTTTTCAATCGGAGTAAAGAAGAGCTTGAACATCTTCGACTGCTTCTTCTGCAAACGCAGCAACTGCGAACAGAGCATCGGCGTGAGCGACAGTGCCGAAACGGTAGAGATGAACATGATGGCACACATCATCCAACCCAACTGTTTGAAAAGCACACCCGACATACCGCTTACCATCGTCAAGGGGAAGAACACGGCAATCATCGTCAGCGTAGAAGCGACTACGGAGATTGCCACCTCGTTCGTACCGTGTACTGCCGCCTGTTTGGGGTCGGAACCGCGTTCGATATGGGTCGTCACGTTTTCGAGCACCACAATCGCATCATCCACCACCATACCGATAGCAATGGAAAGAGACGAAAGGGAGATGATATTAATCGTATTCCCACTGATGGCCAGGTAAATGAACGAGGCAATCAACGAAAGCGGGATGGTGATACAGATAATCAGCGTTGCGCGCCAGCGTCCCAAGAAGAGGAACACGACGATTACCACGAAGAGCAAGGCATACATGACGGTTTCGGTCAAACTGTCGATGGTGTTGAGGATGTTGTCGGACGTATCGACGATGACACCGATTTTCACATCGCTCGGCAGGTTCTTCTGAAGTCGGGGCAGTGCTTCCGCCACTTTCTTGGAGATTTCCACCGAATTGGCGCCCGCCTGCTTCTGCACGATAATCATGGCACCCTTCACACCGTTGTTATAGGTCTCCTGTGCACGCTCTTCCACAGAATCGACGATGCGTGCCACATCGCGCAAAAAGACATTCGCCCCATTATACGTACCTACCACTACATCTGCCAACTGGCGGGAGTCGTCGAACTCTCCTTCTACACGCAACGCGTATGTTTCACTACCGATATCGAAGTTACCACCGGGGATGTTCCTGTTCTCGGCACCGATGATGGAACTGATGGTTTCGATGGTCAGGTGATAGGCTTCCAATTTATTGGGGTCGCAATAGACCTGAATCTCACGCTGCGGTGCACCACTGATAGACACGGTTCCGACTCCCGGAATACGCGCCAGCGGGTTTACCACACGGTCGTCCAATATCTTATAAAGCGCTGACTGACTTTCATTGGCCTGTACGGAAAGTAACACGATCGGAATCATGTCCGTACTAAATTTGAAGATGATCGGATTCTCGACGTCATCGGGAAGCTGCGAACTTACCATGTCGAGTTTATCACGCACATCATTAGTCAGAACGTCAATATCGTTACCAAACTCGAACTCCAATGTAATCAATGACATATTCTCGGAAGAACGAGAGGTAATATGTTTCAGGTTACTCACCGCGTTCAAGGTATTTTCAAGCGGGCGAGTCACATTATTTTCTATATCCGAGGCACTTGCGCCGGGATAAGCGGTCATTACCATGATTGTATTCGTATCAATGTCCGGATACAAGTCGATAGGTAACTTGGACAAAGAGAAAAGACCAAAAATCACCACTGCCAGGAAGCAGAGGGAGGTCATAATCGGTTTCTTAACCGCACCTTCGTATAAACTCATGTTATTTTATTTAAAAGCCTCTCCCCGCTCCTCTCCCCAAGAAGAGGAAGCCGGAAGATCGTTTTGAAATCAGGTTAATTAATAAAAGCATTGGGAAAGGTACTGGATACCTCTTATTTGGAAGAGGCTTCCACCTCTACTTCCATACCGTTTACCAAACGTGACTGTCCGGCAACTACCACCCGTGAGTGATCCGGTACGCCGGATTTCAACTCATACTCCGTACCCATGCGCCTACCTAGTTCGACCTTATTATAAGATACCTTACCGTCTTTATAAACAAATACATAACGGTCGCCGGAACCTGCCTGTTTGACGATTGCCAAATCGGGAACAACGACGTTTTCCGATGTACCGAAGTTCAATGTCGCACGGGCAAACATTCCCGGACGCACACGCTGGTCTTTATTATCCAGTCTGATCTCTACCTGGAATGTACGGGTAGCGGCATCTATGGTAGGGTAAATCAGATGGATGGTTCCTGTAAATACTTCATCGCCATATACATCGAGTTTCACATCGACAGGAGTACCTTTCTTCACTTTCGTGAAGTAGGTTTCGGACACGTTAATCAGTAGTTTTACGGGAGTGATCTGTTCTACTACAAGTACGGGTGTGCCACCGCTGTACATATCGCCGTTATCATAGTTGCGTGCAGTGACTACACCATTGATAGGGCTTTGCAAAGAGGTATTCTCCAGCAGATTCTTATAAGCGGTTTTCTTCACATCGAGTTGCATCTTCGAAGCATCCCATTCTGATTTGGAGGCACCTCCCACTTTATATAATTCATCGATACGGTTGAATTCTATTTCCTGATTATCCAGTTGCAGTTTCGTCTGCTTCAGGTTAGCTGCATCCATCTGCACCAGTTTCTGGCCTTTGGATACGCGGTCGCCCACTTCCACAAAAATCCGGTCGATACGTACGGGGGACGAAGGGGCTATATTGTTCTTTACCTCAGCTTCCACCGTTGCTGTGTAATCTTGTATTTGATCTACGGGACGGGCTGTTACGTCTGCCAGCTTCACAATGGGCTTCGCGTCTACATGTTCTTCCGTAGCCGCTTTGTCTTTTCCACCTGTACATGAGCCCATACACACAGTGAACAGCAGGGCTACCAATTGGATACTTCTTTTCATATTCCTTACTTGTAATTTTTTAATTGTCTATCTTTATTCTTTTCCCAAAACCTGATCGAGGTCTGCCTTAGCAACCAAGTAATCGT
The Bacteroides caecimuris DNA segment above includes these coding regions:
- a CDS encoding efflux RND transporter permease subunit, producing MSLYEGAVKKPIMTSLCFLAVVIFGLFSLSKLPIDLYPDIDTNTIMVMTAYPGASASDIENNVTRPLENTLNAVSNLKHITSRSSENMSLITLEFEFGNDIDVLTNDVRDKLDMVSSQLPDDVENPIIFKFSTDMIPIVLLSVQANESQSALYKILDDRVVNPLARIPGVGTVSISGAPQREIQVYCDPNKLEAYHLTIETISSIIGAENRNIPGGNFDIGSETYALRVEGEFDDSRQLADVVVGTYNGANVFLRDVARIVDSVEERAQETYNNGVKGAMIIVQKQAGANSVEISKKVAEALPRLQKNLPSDVKIGVIVDTSDNILNTIDSLTETVMYALLFVVIVVFLFLGRWRATLIICITIPLSLIASFIYLAISGNTINIISLSSLSIAIGMVVDDAIVVLENVTTHIERGSDPKQAAVHGTNEVAISVVASTLTMIAVFFPLTMVSGMSGVLFKQLGWMMCAIMFISTVSALSLTPMLCSQLLRLQKKQSKMFKLFFTPIEKTLDGLDVWYARMLNWAVRHRWTVIFGCIAFFFLSLLCAKGIGTEFFPAQDNARIAVKLELPIGTRKEIAQELSAKLTEQWRTKYKGIIKVCNYTVGQADSDNTWASMQDNGSHIISFNISLVDPGDRDVTLETVCDEMRDDLKAYPEFSKAQVILGGSNSGMSAQASADFEVYGYDMELTDSVSARLKRELLNVKGVTEVNISRSDYQPEYQVDFDREKLAMHGLNLSTAGTFLRNRINGSVASKYREDGDEYDIKVRYAPEYRTSLESIENILIYNSQGQAVRVKDVGTVVERFAPPTIERKDRERIVTVSAVISGAPLGDVVAAGNKIIDKMDLPGDVTIQISGSYEDQQDSFRDLGTLGVLIVILVFIVMAAQFESLTYPFILILSVFFALSGILMALFITNTTLSVMSLLGGIMLIGIVVKNGIVLIDYTILCRERGQSILNAVVTAGKSRLRPVLMTTATTILGMIPMAVSTGQGAEMWSPMAISVIGGLAVSTILTLIYVPVMYCIFGSVGVRRQRRKIKQAREMNEYFQLHKDEIIKK
- a CDS encoding efflux RND transporter periplasmic adaptor subunit — its product is MKRSIQLVALLFTVCMGSCTGGKDKAATEEHVDAKPIVKLADVTARPVDQIQDYTATVEAEVKNNIAPSSPVRIDRIFVEVGDRVSKGQKLVQMDAANLKQTKLQLDNQEIEFNRIDELYKVGGASKSEWDASKMQLDVKKTAYKNLLENTSLQSPINGVVTARNYDNGDMYSGGTPVLVVEQITPVKLLINVSETYFTKVKKGTPVDVKLDVYGDEVFTGTIHLIYPTIDAATRTFQVEIRLDNKDQRVRPGMFARATLNFGTSENVVVPDLAIVKQAGSGDRYVFVYKDGKVSYNKVELGRRMGTEYELKSGVPDHSRVVVAGQSRLVNGMEVEVEASSK